Proteins encoded by one window of Misgurnus anguillicaudatus chromosome 4, ASM2758022v2, whole genome shotgun sequence:
- the LOC129421565 gene encoding uncharacterized protein, with protein sequence MRKAMAETELGDDVFADDPTVNELQKEAADMFGMEDALFVPTGTMGNLIAAMVHCRERGDEMILGDLSYSHISEQGGSAQLAGIHSVTVTTLADGTFDLDQVISKIRHGYPDIHYPRSRLVCIENTHNIQGGRVLPLLFLQELRSVADKFGLAVHMDGARLMNAAVAQGVHPSVILQHCHSVSVSLSKGLGAPVGTMLGGSKDFIERADRARKALGGGMRKPGILAAAGRIALSDMIGRLEEDHRNARRFAEALIQCHPPFYQLDLATVETNIVRFHLQDQRISLHEFCERMARVDEQEVKALGQGVQVLMFPYVRGAVRAVWHLGISEKDTELAIEKARFVAQQHNSQQSVRIAG encoded by the exons ATGCGCAAAGCCATGGCGGAGACAGAGCTCGGAGATGATGTGTTTGCAGATGACCCTACAGTTAATG AATTACAAAAAGAAGCTGCTGATATGTTTGGTATGGAGGATGCTTTATTTGTCCCCACAGGAACGATGGGTAATCTAATTGCAG cTATGGTGCACTGCAGAGAAAGAGGAGATGAGATGATATTAGGTGACCTCTCTTATAGTCACATCTCTGAACAGGGTGGAAGTGCACAG CTGGCAGGTATCCATTCTGTAACAGTGACTACACTAGCCGATGGCACCTTTGATCTAGACCAGGTGATCTCTAAGATCCGTCACGGTTACCCAGACATACACTACCCACGCTCTCGCTTGGTGTGTattgaaaacacacacaatattCAGGGTGGGCGAGTCCTTCCACTCTTGTTCCTGCAGGAG CTTCGCTCTGTGGCGGATAAGTTTGGTCTGGCAGTGCATATGGATGGAGCGAGGTTAATGAATGCAGCCGTTGCTCAGGGTGTTCATCCCTCTGTTATACTACAACATTGCCACTCCGTCAGTGTGTCTCTGTCCAAG GGGCTGGGAGCACCTGTAGGAACCATGCTTGGTGGGTCAAAAGATTTCATAGAGAGAGCAGATCGTGCCCGCAAGGCACTTGGAGGGGGAATGCGCAAACCGGGTATCTTAGCAGCAGCTGGTAGGATCGCCCTTTCAGACATGATTGGCAGACTGGAAGAGGACCACAGGAACGCCAGACGCTTTGCTGAAG CGCTTATACAGTGTCACCCTCCTTTCTACCAGCTGGACCTTGCCACCGTGGAAACAAACATTGTGAGGTTTCATCTTCAGGACCAGCGGATAAGCCTACATGAGTTCTGTGAGCGCATGGCAAGGGTAGATGAGCAGGAGGTGAAGGCTTTGGGTCAGGGGGTCCAGGTGCTGATGTTCCCATACGTGAGAGGTGCAGTCAGGGCTGTGTGGCATCTGGGTATCAGCGAGAAAGATACTGAACTGGCTATAGAGAAGGCTCGGTTTGTGGCTCAACAGCACAACAGTCAACAGTCCGTCAGGATAGCAGGATAA